From the Malus domestica chromosome 17, GDT2T_hap1 genome, one window contains:
- the LOC103405895 gene encoding probable glutathione S-transferase, which yields MATEDVVLLDLWASPYCMRVKIALEEKGIKYEERAEDLFGGKSELLLTSNPVYAKVPVLLHKGKPLCESSIIVGYIDETWASPPLLPSCPYARAQAKFWVDYVDKKLFDAGGNIWRTKGEAQEVAVKDFIEILKQLEKVLGDKDFFGGDSFGFVDIITIAITSWFLAFEKFGNFKVEDHAPKLSAWIKRSMQRETVAKVIPDPEKIYEFVINLKKMMGME from the exons ATGGCGACGGAAGATGTTGTTCTCTTGGACCTCTGGGCTAGCCCGTACTGCATGAGGGTGAAGATTGCCTTGGAGGAAAAGGGCATCAAATATGAAGAGAGAGCTGAGGATCTCTTTGGAGGCAAGAGTGAACTGCTGCTCACATCCAACCCGGTTTACGCCAAGGTGCCCGTGCTTCTTCACAAGGGAAAACCATTGTGTGAGTCAAGCATCATCGTCGGCTACATTGATGAGACCTGGGCTTCCCCACCATTGCTCCCATCTTGCCCTTATGCTCGTGCTCAGGCCAAGTTCTGGGTCGACTACGTTGACAAGAAG CTGTTCGATGCAGGAGGCAATATATGGAGAACCAAAGGAGAAGCACAAGAGGTGGCTGTAAAAGACTTCATAGAAATCTTAAAGCAGCTAGAGAAAGTTCTTGGGGACAAAGATTTCTTCGGTGGCGATAGCTTTGGTTTCGTTGACATCATAACGATCGCTATAACAAGCTGGTTCCTTGCATTCGAAAAATTTGGAAACTTCAAGGTTGAAGACCACGCACCAAAGTTGTCAGCTTGGATTAAAAGGTCCATGCAGAGAGAGACAGTAGCCAAAGTCATCCCAGACCCAGAAAAAATCTATGAATTCGTCATCAACCTcaaaaaaatgatggggatgGAATAG